One window from the genome of Jeotgalibaca sp. MA1X17-3 encodes:
- a CDS encoding mechanosensitive ion channel, which yields MNEFTDSLQGLWASFLAFLPNLLGAILLLVLAWVLATLVKKAIVKGLQAIHFNQKLASWGVVNTVEDGNQMIVSLGKVFYYLVWLFFIPGILERIGLANIAAPITNMFDSFLAFIPKLFGAAIILAIGYFVAKFVKELVQNLLETVNVDRYVRKYTSKVSNTSPGQVEKQKHTIAKVLANTVFVVILIPIVTMALDTLQIKSISEPIVNVLNQILAAIPNILVAVILLIAGGLIAKIVGDLLEGLLETSGIDRYSKYLNTKGSTQISLSNVIAKIVQTVIVIFFLVEALNTLNLQILNTIGVAIISYLPSVLFGLIILGLGIVGGNALSAFLKDSTGSGMVGAVVKYLIYVMAIFMTLDQLQFASTIVNTAFLFIIGGLAVAFALAFGLGGREFAKKQLNKLDHKINEESTSMGGSAQKTEAEKKMDPNNPR from the coding sequence ATGAATGAATTTACGGACTCATTACAAGGTTTATGGGCATCATTTCTAGCGTTTTTACCAAATTTACTGGGAGCTATTTTATTATTAGTACTTGCCTGGGTACTTGCTACGCTAGTCAAAAAAGCAATAGTCAAAGGACTTCAAGCCATTCACTTTAATCAAAAGCTTGCATCATGGGGAGTTGTTAATACTGTAGAAGATGGGAACCAAATGATTGTCTCACTTGGTAAGGTCTTTTACTACTTAGTATGGTTGTTCTTTATCCCGGGGATTCTGGAGAGAATAGGATTAGCCAATATTGCAGCACCAATTACGAATATGTTTGATTCGTTCTTAGCGTTTATACCTAAGTTATTCGGAGCAGCTATTATTTTAGCTATCGGATACTTTGTTGCCAAGTTTGTAAAAGAACTAGTACAGAACTTGTTAGAAACAGTTAATGTTGATCGCTATGTAAGAAAATATACTTCAAAGGTAAGTAACACTTCACCTGGACAAGTAGAAAAACAAAAACATACGATTGCAAAAGTATTAGCTAACACAGTATTTGTTGTTATTTTAATACCTATTGTTACAATGGCACTAGACACGCTACAAATTAAATCTATTTCTGAACCAATTGTAAATGTATTGAATCAAATTTTAGCAGCGATCCCAAATATACTAGTAGCAGTTATCTTGCTAATTGCAGGTGGATTGATTGCTAAGATTGTTGGAGATTTACTAGAAGGTTTGTTAGAAACTTCTGGAATTGATCGCTATTCTAAATATCTAAATACAAAAGGAAGCACGCAGATTAGTCTTTCTAATGTAATTGCTAAAATTGTACAAACAGTTATTGTTATCTTCTTCTTAGTTGAAGCTCTAAATACACTGAATTTACAAATATTGAATACAATCGGTGTAGCAATTATCAGCTACTTACCTTCTGTACTATTCGGACTAATCATTTTAGGATTAGGTATCGTTGGAGGAAATGCACTCTCAGCTTTCCTTAAAGACTCAACAGGTAGTGGCATGGTCGGAGCGGTAGTGAAGTACTTGATTTATGTTATGGCAATCTTCATGACACTAGATCAATTACAATTTGCTTCTACTATAGTTAATACAGCGTTCTTGTTTATCATTGGTGGCTTAGCGGTAGCATTTGCTCTAGCCTTTGGATTAGGTGGTAGAGAGTTTGCTAAGAAACAGTTGAATAAACTAGATCACAAGATCAATGAAGAATCTACAAGTATGGGTGGAAGTGCTCAGAAAACAGAAGCAGAAAAGAAAATGGATCCAAATAATCCTAGATAA
- the rpsJ gene encoding 30S ribosomal protein S10, translating into MAKQKIRIRLKAYEHRALDQSADKIVETAKRTGASVSGPIPLPTERQLFTVIRATHKYKDSREQFEMLTHKRLIDIINPTSKTVDALMKLDLPSGVDIEIKL; encoded by the coding sequence ATGGCAAAACAAAAGATTCGTATTCGTTTGAAAGCATATGAACACCGTGCGTTGGATCAATCAGCAGATAAGATTGTGGAAACAGCAAAAAGAACTGGAGCTAGCGTTTCAGGTCCGATTCCATTACCTACTGAAAGACAACTATTCACAGTGATTCGTGCAACTCACAAATACAAAGATTCTCGCGAACAATTTGAAATGTTGACACATAAGCGTTTGATCGACATCATCAACCCAACAAGTAAAACTGTTGATGCATTGATGAAGTTAGACTTACCAAGTGGTGTTGATATCGAAATCAAACTATAA
- the rplC gene encoding 50S ribosomal protein L3 yields MTKGILGKKVGMTQFFTENGELVPVTVIEATPNVVLQVKTNETDGYEAVQLGYQEMREVLTNKPAKGHAAKAKTAPKRFIREIKDVELGEYEVGQEVKVDIFEAGDIVDVTGTSKGHGFQGVIKRHGYSRGPMSHGSRFHRSPGSMGGASDPSRVFKGKKLPGQMGGNRTTLKNLEIMKVDTERNVLLVKGNVPGSKKSLIEIKAAFKAVK; encoded by the coding sequence ATGACCAAAGGAATCTTAGGCAAAAAAGTAGGAATGACTCAATTCTTCACAGAGAACGGTGAATTGGTGCCAGTAACTGTTATCGAAGCTACTCCAAACGTTGTTTTACAAGTTAAAACAAATGAAACGGATGGTTACGAAGCTGTACAACTAGGTTATCAAGAAATGCGTGAAGTTTTGACAAACAAACCTGCTAAAGGTCATGCAGCAAAAGCAAAAACTGCTCCTAAGCGCTTCATTAGAGAAATCAAAGATGTTGAGCTGGGAGAATATGAAGTAGGACAAGAAGTGAAAGTAGATATATTCGAAGCAGGGGACATCGTTGATGTCACTGGTACATCGAAAGGACACGGTTTCCAAGGTGTTATTAAACGCCACGGCTATTCACGTGGACCTATGTCTCACGGATCACGTTTCCATCGTAGTCCTGGTTCAATGGGTGGAGCATCTGATCCATCACGCGTATTTAAAGGTAAAAAATTACCTGGACAAATGGGTGGAAACAGAACAACTCTTAAAAACCTAGAAATTATGAAGGTTGATACAGAAAGAAACGTACTTCTTGTTAAAGGAAACGTTCCTGGATCGAAGAAATCTCTTATTGAAATCAAAGCAGCGTTTAAAGCTGTTAAATAA
- the rplD gene encoding 50S ribosomal protein L4: protein MPNVALFKQDGTQNGEVTLNEEIFGIEPNDSVIFEAIIMQRASLRQGTHAVKNRSAVRGGGRKPWRQKGTGRARQGSIRSPQWVGGGVVFGPTPRSYSYKLNRKVRRLALKSVLSEKVAEGNLIVVDGLTFDTPKTKEFAKVLNNLNVDSKVLVVIENDNDNSVLAARNLPNVTVIGENGLNVLDLVSNQKVIVTQTALSKVEEALQ, encoded by the coding sequence ATGCCTAACGTAGCTCTATTCAAACAAGATGGAACACAAAACGGTGAAGTAACATTAAATGAAGAAATTTTTGGAATTGAACCGAATGATAGTGTTATATTTGAAGCAATCATTATGCAACGTGCTTCTCTAAGACAAGGAACACATGCTGTAAAAAACCGTAGTGCAGTACGCGGTGGTGGACGTAAACCATGGCGTCAAAAAGGTACTGGACGTGCTCGTCAAGGATCTATCCGATCCCCACAATGGGTTGGTGGTGGAGTAGTATTCGGACCAACACCTCGTTCTTACTCATATAAATTAAATAGAAAAGTTCGTCGTTTAGCTCTTAAATCAGTTCTTTCTGAAAAAGTAGCAGAAGGAAACTTGATTGTAGTTGATGGCTTAACTTTCGACACACCAAAAACAAAAGAATTTGCAAAAGTGTTAAATAACTTGAATGTTGACTCCAAAGTATTGGTAGTTATCGAAAATGATAACGATAATTCAGTATTAGCAGCCCGTAATCTTCCTAACGTAACCGTAATCGGAGAAAACGGATTGAATGTACTTGATCTCGTTTCAAATCAAAAAGTAATTGTAACTCAAACTGCACTTTCTAAGGTAGAGGAGGCTCTTCAATAA
- the rplW gene encoding 50S ribosomal protein L23: MEYHDVVIRPIITEASMLAMDEKKYTFEVDVRANKTLVRQAIEKLFDVEVKNVNIMNVRGKLKRMGKNKGYTKKRRKAIVTLTENSKTIELFGEDE, encoded by the coding sequence ATGGAATATCATGATGTAGTTATTCGTCCAATCATTACCGAAGCTTCCATGCTTGCAATGGATGAAAAAAAATATACCTTTGAAGTGGATGTTCGTGCAAATAAAACTTTAGTAAGACAAGCAATTGAAAAATTGTTTGACGTTGAAGTTAAAAATGTGAACATCATGAACGTGCGCGGTAAGTTAAAACGTATGGGCAAAAACAAAGGCTATACAAAGAAACGCCGTAAAGCAATCGTAACTCTAACCGAAAACTCAAAAACAATTGAATTGTTCGGCGAAGACGAATAA